In the genome of Oenanthe melanoleuca isolate GR-GAL-2019-014 chromosome 21, OMel1.0, whole genome shotgun sequence, one region contains:
- the LOC130261606 gene encoding uncharacterized protein LOC130261606 isoform X7, producing the protein MYQPCARLWKVPCSMPQLCARLWKVPCSTPQLCVRLWKVPCSMPQLCARLWKVPCSMYQLCARLWKVPCSMPQLCARLWKVPCSMPQLCARLWKVPCSMPQLCARLWKVPCSMPQLCARLWKVPYSMFQLCARLWKVPYSMFQLCARVWKVPYSMFQLCARLWKVPCSMPQLCARLWKVPYSMFQLCARLWKVPCSMPQLCARVWKVPYSMFQLCARLWKVPCSMPQLCARLWKVPCSMCHCSWGTSEVVASSPCHFCLAHSLSRGAAHLTRCAYLGGLHTWCLLHGVSRCSNSLLGVCWVAELSFIPPDTAAPFRAL; encoded by the exons ATGtaccagccctgtgccaggctgtggaaGGTGCCCTGTTCCatgccccagctctgtgccaggctctggaag GTGCCCTGTTCCAcgccccagctctgtgtcaggCTCTGGAAG GTGCCCTGTTCCatgccccagctctgtgccaggctgtggaaGGTGCCCTGTTCCATGtaccagctctgtgccaggctgtggaaGGTGCCCTGTTCCatgccccagctctgtgccaggctgtggaaGGTGCCCTGTTCCatgccccagctctgtgccaggctgtggaaGGTGCCCTGTTCCatgccccagctctgtgccaggctgtggaaGGTGCCCTGTTCCatgccccagctctgtgccaggctgtggaaGGTGCCCTATTCCatgttccagctctgtgccaggctctggaagGTGCCCTATTCCatgttccagctctgtgccagggtctgGAAGGTGCCCTATTCCatgttccagctctgtgccaggctctggaagGTGCCCTGTTCCatgccccagctctgtgccaggctgtggaaGGTGCCCTATTCCatgttccagctctgtgccaggctctggaagGTGCCCTGTTCCatgccccagctctgtgccagggtctgGAAGGTGCCCTATTCCatgttccagctctgtgccaggctctggaagGTGCCCTGTTCCatgccccagctctgtgccaggctgtggaaGGTGCCCTGTTCCATGTGTCACTGCTCCTGGGGAACCTCAGAGGTCGTTGCGAGCTCCCCGTGTCACTTCTGCCTTGCCCATTCCCTGTCACGAGGCGCTGCCCACCTGACCAGATGTGCATACCTGGGGGGATTGCACACGTGGTGTCTCTTGCACGGGGTCTCCAGATGTTCTAACTCATTGCTGGGTGTTTGTTGGGTGGCTGAATTGTCCTTTATTcctcctgacacagctgcaCCATTCCGGGCCCTGTGA
- the LOC130261606 gene encoding uncharacterized protein LOC130261606 isoform X1, protein MYQPCARLWKVPCSMPQLCARLWKVPCSTPQLCARLWKVPCSTPQLCVRLWKVPCSMPQLCARLWKVPCSMYQLCARLWKVPCSMPQLCARLWKVPCSMPQLCARLWKVPCSMPQLCARLWKVPCSMPQLCARLWKVPYSMFQLCARLWKVPYSMFQLCARVWKVPYSMFQLCARLWKVPCSMPQLCARLWKVPYSMFQLCARLWKVPCSMPQLCARVWKVPYSMFQLCARLWKVPCSMPQLCARLWKVPCSMCHCSWGTSEVVASSPCHFCLAHSLSRGAAHLTRCAYLGGLHTWCLLHGVSRCSNSLLGVCWVAELSFIPPDTAAPFRAL, encoded by the exons ATGtaccagccctgtgccaggctgtggaaGGTGCCCTGTTCCatgccccagctctgtgccaggctctggaagGTGCCCTGTTCcacaccccagctctgtgccaggctgtggaaGGTGCCCTGTTCCAcgccccagctctgtgtcaggCTCTGGAAG GTGCCCTGTTCCatgccccagctctgtgccaggctgtggaaGGTGCCCTGTTCCATGtaccagctctgtgccaggctgtggaaGGTGCCCTGTTCCatgccccagctctgtgccaggctgtggaaGGTGCCCTGTTCCatgccccagctctgtgccaggctgtggaaGGTGCCCTGTTCCatgccccagctctgtgccaggctgtggaaGGTGCCCTGTTCCatgccccagctctgtgccaggctgtggaaGGTGCCCTATTCCatgttccagctctgtgccaggctctggaagGTGCCCTATTCCatgttccagctctgtgccagggtctgGAAGGTGCCCTATTCCatgttccagctctgtgccaggctctggaagGTGCCCTGTTCCatgccccagctctgtgccaggctgtggaaGGTGCCCTATTCCatgttccagctctgtgccaggctctggaagGTGCCCTGTTCCatgccccagctctgtgccagggtctgGAAGGTGCCCTATTCCatgttccagctctgtgccaggctctggaagGTGCCCTGTTCCatgccccagctctgtgccaggctgtggaaGGTGCCCTGTTCCATGTGTCACTGCTCCTGGGGAACCTCAGAGGTCGTTGCGAGCTCCCCGTGTCACTTCTGCCTTGCCCATTCCCTGTCACGAGGCGCTGCCCACCTGACCAGATGTGCATACCTGGGGGGATTGCACACGTGGTGTCTCTTGCACGGGGTCTCCAGATGTTCTAACTCATTGCTGGGTGTTTGTTGGGTGGCTGAATTGTCCTTTATTcctcctgacacagctgcaCCATTCCGGGCCCTGTGA
- the LOC130261606 gene encoding uncharacterized protein LOC130261606 isoform X8, which yields MYQPCARLWKVPCSMPQLCARLWKVPCSTPQLCARLWKVPCSTPQLCVRLWKVPCSMPQLCARLWKVPCSMYQLCARLWKVPCSMPQLCARLWKVPCSMPQLCARLWKVPCSMPQLCARLWKVPCSMPQLCARLWKVPYSMFQLCARLWKVPYSMFQLCARVWKVPYSMFQLCARLWKVPCSMPQLCARLWKVPCSMPQLCARVWKVPYSMFQLCARLWKVPCSMPQLCARLWKVPCSMCHCSWGTSEVVASSPCHFCLAHSLSRGAAHLTRCAYLGGLHTWCLLHGVSRCSNSLLGVCWVAELSFIPPDTAAPFRAL from the exons ATGtaccagccctgtgccaggctgtggaaGGTGCCCTGTTCCatgccccagctctgtgccaggctctggaagGTGCCCTGTTCcacaccccagctctgtgccaggctgtggaaGGTGCCCTGTTCCAcgccccagctctgtgtcaggCTCTGGAAG GTGCCCTGTTCCatgccccagctctgtgccaggctgtggaaGGTGCCCTGTTCCATGtaccagctctgtgccaggctgtggaaGGTGCCCTGTTCCatgccccagctctgtgccaggctgtggaaGGTGCCCTGTTCCatgccccagctctgtgccaggctgtggaaGGTGCCCTGTTCCatgccccagctctgtgccaggctgtggaaGGTGCCCTGTTCCatgccccagctctgtgccaggctgtggaaGGTGCCCTATTCCatgttccagctctgtgccaggctctggaagGTGCCCTATTCCatgttccagctctgtgccagggtctgGAAGGTGCCCTATTCCatgttccagctctgtgccaggctctggaagGTGCCCTGTTCCatgccccagctctgtgccaggctgtggaaG GTGCCCTGTTCCatgccccagctctgtgccagggtctgGAAGGTGCCCTATTCCatgttccagctctgtgccaggctctggaagGTGCCCTGTTCCatgccccagctctgtgccaggctgtggaaGGTGCCCTGTTCCATGTGTCACTGCTCCTGGGGAACCTCAGAGGTCGTTGCGAGCTCCCCGTGTCACTTCTGCCTTGCCCATTCCCTGTCACGAGGCGCTGCCCACCTGACCAGATGTGCATACCTGGGGGGATTGCACACGTGGTGTCTCTTGCACGGGGTCTCCAGATGTTCTAACTCATTGCTGGGTGTTTGTTGGGTGGCTGAATTGTCCTTTATTcctcctgacacagctgcaCCATTCCGGGCCCTGTGA
- the LOC130261606 gene encoding tetra-peptide repeat homeobox protein 1-like isoform X12 — MCLNLRLGLCAGNSCVNEEFSQRSNLPESYCQGKGVLSDGLSQEKGLSHAWLSHPSSVPGSGRCPIPCTSPVPGCGRCPVPCPSSVPGSGRCPVPHPSSVPGCGRCPVPRPSSVSGSGRCPVPCPSSVPGCGRCPVPCTSSVPGCGRCPVPCPSSVPGCGRCPVPCPSSVPGCGRCPVPCPSSVPGCGRCPVPCPSSVPGCGRCPIPCSSSVPGSGRCPIPCSSSVPGSGRCPIPCSSSVPGSGRCPVPCPSSVPGCGRCPVPCPSSVPGCGRCPVPCVTAPGEPQRSLRAPRVTSALPIPCHEALPT; from the exons ATGTGCCTGAATTTGAGGCTTGGTCTCTGTGCAGGAAACAGCTGTGTAAATGAGGAATTTTCTCAGAGGAGCAATTTGCCAGAGTCTTACTGTCAAGGCAAGGGAGTGTTGAGTGATGGCCTAAGTCAGGAGAAGGGTCTGAGTCACGCGTGGCTCAgccaccccagctctgtgccaggctctggaagGTGCCCTATTCCATGtaccagccctgtgccaggctgtggaaGGTGCCCTGTTCCatgccccagctctgtgccaggctctggaagGTGCCCTGTTCcacaccccagctctgtgccaggctgtggaaGGTGCCCTGTTCCAcgccccagctctgtgtcaggCTCTGGAAG GTGCCCTGTTCCatgccccagctctgtgccaggctgtggaaGGTGCCCTGTTCCATGtaccagctctgtgccaggctgtggaaGGTGCCCTGTTCCatgccccagctctgtgccaggctgtggaaGGTGCCCTGTTCCatgccccagctctgtgccaggctgtggaaGGTGCCCTGTTCCatgccccagctctgtgccaggctgtggaaGGTGCCCTGTTCCatgccccagctctgtgccaggctgtggaaGGTGCCCTATTCCatgttccagctctgtgccaggctctggaagGTGCCCTATTCCatgttccagctctgtgccagggtctgGAAGGTGCCCTATTCCatgttccagctctgtgccaggctctggaagGTGCCCTGTTCCatgccccagctctgtgccaggctgtggaaG GTGCCCTGTTCCatgccccagctctgtgccaggctgtggaaGGTGCCCTGTTCCATGTGTCACTGCTCCTGGGGAACCTCAGAGGTCGTTGCGAGCTCCCCGTGTCACTTCTGCCTTGCCCATTCCCTGTCACGAGGCGCTGCCCACCTGA
- the LOC130261606 gene encoding uncharacterized protein LOC130261606 isoform X4, with protein MYQPCARLWKVPCSMPQLCARLWKVPCSTPQLCARLWKVPCSTPQLCVRLWKVPCSMPQLCARLWKVPCSMYQLCARLWKVPCSMPQLCARLWKVPCSMPQLCARLWKVPCSMPQLCARLWKVPCSMPQLCARLWKVPYSMFQLCARLWKVPYSMFQLCARLWKVPCSMPQLCARLWKVPYSMFQLCARLWKVPCSMPQLCARVWKVPYSMFQLCARLWKVPCSMPQLCARLWKVPCSMCHCSWGTSEVVASSPCHFCLAHSLSRGAAHLTRCAYLGGLHTWCLLHGVSRCSNSLLGVCWVAELSFIPPDTAAPFRAL; from the exons ATGtaccagccctgtgccaggctgtggaaGGTGCCCTGTTCCatgccccagctctgtgccaggctctggaagGTGCCCTGTTCcacaccccagctctgtgccaggctgtggaaGGTGCCCTGTTCCAcgccccagctctgtgtcaggCTCTGGAAG GTGCCCTGTTCCatgccccagctctgtgccaggctgtggaaGGTGCCCTGTTCCATGtaccagctctgtgccaggctgtggaaGGTGCCCTGTTCCatgccccagctctgtgccaggctgtggaaGGTGCCCTGTTCCatgccccagctctgtgccaggctgtggaaGGTGCCCTGTTCCatgccccagctctgtgccaggctgtggaaGGTGCCCTGTTCCatgccccagctctgtgccaggctgtggaaGGTGCCCTATTCCatgttccagctctgtgccaggctctggaag GTGCCCTATTCCatgttccagctctgtgccaggctctggaagGTGCCCTGTTCCatgccccagctctgtgccaggctgtggaaGGTGCCCTATTCCatgttccagctctgtgccaggctctggaagGTGCCCTGTTCCatgccccagctctgtgccagggtctgGAAGGTGCCCTATTCCatgttccagctctgtgccaggctctggaagGTGCCCTGTTCCatgccccagctctgtgccaggctgtggaaGGTGCCCTGTTCCATGTGTCACTGCTCCTGGGGAACCTCAGAGGTCGTTGCGAGCTCCCCGTGTCACTTCTGCCTTGCCCATTCCCTGTCACGAGGCGCTGCCCACCTGACCAGATGTGCATACCTGGGGGGATTGCACACGTGGTGTCTCTTGCACGGGGTCTCCAGATGTTCTAACTCATTGCTGGGTGTTTGTTGGGTGGCTGAATTGTCCTTTATTcctcctgacacagctgcaCCATTCCGGGCCCTGTGA
- the LOC130261606 gene encoding uncharacterized protein LOC130261606 isoform X9: MYQPCARLWKVPCSMPQLCARLWKVPCSTPQLCARLWKVPCSTPQLCVRLWKVPCSMPQLCARLWKVPCSMYQLCARLWKVPCSMPQLCARLWKVPCSMPQLCARLWKVPCSMPQLCARLWKVPCSMPQLCARLWKVPYSMFQLCARLWKVPYSMFQLCARVWKVPYSMFQLCARLWKVPCSMPQLCARLWKVPYSMFQLCARLWKVPCSMPQLCARVWKVPCSMPQLCARLWKVPCSMCHCSWGTSEVVASSPCHFCLAHSLSRGAAHLTRCAYLGGLHTWCLLHGVSRCSNSLLGVCWVAELSFIPPDTAAPFRAL; the protein is encoded by the exons ATGtaccagccctgtgccaggctgtggaaGGTGCCCTGTTCCatgccccagctctgtgccaggctctggaagGTGCCCTGTTCcacaccccagctctgtgccaggctgtggaaGGTGCCCTGTTCCAcgccccagctctgtgtcaggCTCTGGAAG GTGCCCTGTTCCatgccccagctctgtgccaggctgtggaaGGTGCCCTGTTCCATGtaccagctctgtgccaggctgtggaaGGTGCCCTGTTCCatgccccagctctgtgccaggctgtggaaGGTGCCCTGTTCCatgccccagctctgtgccaggctgtggaaGGTGCCCTGTTCCatgccccagctctgtgccaggctgtggaaGGTGCCCTGTTCCatgccccagctctgtgccaggctgtggaaGGTGCCCTATTCCatgttccagctctgtgccaggctctggaagGTGCCCTATTCCatgttccagctctgtgccagggtctgGAAGGTGCCCTATTCCatgttccagctctgtgccaggctctggaagGTGCCCTGTTCCatgccccagctctgtgccaggctgtggaaGGTGCCCTATTCCatgttccagctctgtgccaggctctggaagGTGCCCTGTTCCatgccccagctctgtgccagggtctgGAAG GTGCCCTGTTCCatgccccagctctgtgccaggctgtggaaGGTGCCCTGTTCCATGTGTCACTGCTCCTGGGGAACCTCAGAGGTCGTTGCGAGCTCCCCGTGTCACTTCTGCCTTGCCCATTCCCTGTCACGAGGCGCTGCCCACCTGACCAGATGTGCATACCTGGGGGGATTGCACACGTGGTGTCTCTTGCACGGGGTCTCCAGATGTTCTAACTCATTGCTGGGTGTTTGTTGGGTGGCTGAATTGTCCTTTATTcctcctgacacagctgcaCCATTCCGGGCCCTGTGA
- the LOC130261606 gene encoding tetra-peptide repeat homeobox protein 1-like isoform X3 — protein MCLNLRLGLCAGNSCVNEEFSQRSNLPESYCQGKGVLSDGLSQEKGLSHAWLSHPSSVPGSGRCPVPCPSSVPGSGRCPVPRPSSVSGSGRCPVPCPSSVPGCGRCPVPCTSSVPGCGRCPVPCPSSVPGCGRCPVPCPSSVPGCGRCPVPCPSSVPGCGRCPVPCPSSVPGCGRCPIPCSSSVPGSGRCPIPCSSSVPGSGRCPIPCSSSVPGSGRCPVPCPSSVPGCGRCPIPCSSSVPGSGRCPVPCPSSVPGSGRCPIPCSSSVPGSGRCPVPCPSSVPGCGRCPVPCVTAPGEPQRSLRAPRVTSALPIPCHEALPT, from the exons ATGTGCCTGAATTTGAGGCTTGGTCTCTGTGCAGGAAACAGCTGTGTAAATGAGGAATTTTCTCAGAGGAGCAATTTGCCAGAGTCTTACTGTCAAGGCAAGGGAGTGTTGAGTGATGGCCTAAGTCAGGAGAAGGGTCTGAGTCACGCGTGGCTCAgccaccccagctctgtgccaggctctggaag GTGCCCTGTTCCatgccccagctctgtgccaggctctggaag GTGCCCTGTTCCAcgccccagctctgtgtcaggCTCTGGAAG GTGCCCTGTTCCatgccccagctctgtgccaggctgtggaaGGTGCCCTGTTCCATGtaccagctctgtgccaggctgtggaaGGTGCCCTGTTCCatgccccagctctgtgccaggctgtggaaGGTGCCCTGTTCCatgccccagctctgtgccaggctgtggaaGGTGCCCTGTTCCatgccccagctctgtgccaggctgtggaaGGTGCCCTGTTCCatgccccagctctgtgccaggctgtggaaGGTGCCCTATTCCatgttccagctctgtgccaggctctggaagGTGCCCTATTCCatgttccagctctgtgccagggtctgGAAGGTGCCCTATTCCatgttccagctctgtgccaggctctggaagGTGCCCTGTTCCatgccccagctctgtgccaggctgtggaaGGTGCCCTATTCCatgttccagctctgtgccaggctctggaagGTGCCCTGTTCCatgccccagctctgtgccagggtctgGAAGGTGCCCTATTCCatgttccagctctgtgccaggctctggaagGTGCCCTGTTCCatgccccagctctgtgccaggctgtggaaGGTGCCCTGTTCCATGTGTCACTGCTCCTGGGGAACCTCAGAGGTCGTTGCGAGCTCCCCGTGTCACTTCTGCCTTGCCCATTCCCTGTCACGAGGCGCTGCCCACCTGA
- the LOC130261606 gene encoding uncharacterized protein LOC130261606 isoform X14 gives MYQPCARLWKVPCSMPQLCARLWKVPCSMPQLCARLWKVPCSMYQLCARLWKVPCSMPQLCARLWKVPCSMPQLCARLWKVPCSMPQLCARLWKVPCSMPQLCARLWKVPYSMFQLCARLWKVPYSMFQLCARVWKVPYSMFQLCARLWKVPCSMPQLCARLWKVPYSMFQLCARLWKVPCSMPQLCARVWKVPYSMFQLCARLWKVPCSMPQLCARLWKVPCSMCHCSWGTSEVVASSPCHFCLAHSLSRGAAHLTRCAYLGGLHTWCLLHGVSRCSNSLLGVCWVAELSFIPPDTAAPFRAL, from the exons ATGtaccagccctgtgccaggctgtggaaGGTGCCCTGTTCCatgccccagctctgtgccaggctctggaag GTGCCCTGTTCCatgccccagctctgtgccaggctgtggaaGGTGCCCTGTTCCATGtaccagctctgtgccaggctgtggaaGGTGCCCTGTTCCatgccccagctctgtgccaggctgtggaaGGTGCCCTGTTCCatgccccagctctgtgccaggctgtggaaGGTGCCCTGTTCCatgccccagctctgtgccaggctgtggaaGGTGCCCTGTTCCatgccccagctctgtgccaggctgtggaaGGTGCCCTATTCCatgttccagctctgtgccaggctctggaagGTGCCCTATTCCatgttccagctctgtgccagggtctgGAAGGTGCCCTATTCCatgttccagctctgtgccaggctctggaagGTGCCCTGTTCCatgccccagctctgtgccaggctgtggaaGGTGCCCTATTCCatgttccagctctgtgccaggctctggaagGTGCCCTGTTCCatgccccagctctgtgccagggtctgGAAGGTGCCCTATTCCatgttccagctctgtgccaggctctggaagGTGCCCTGTTCCatgccccagctctgtgccaggctgtggaaGGTGCCCTGTTCCATGTGTCACTGCTCCTGGGGAACCTCAGAGGTCGTTGCGAGCTCCCCGTGTCACTTCTGCCTTGCCCATTCCCTGTCACGAGGCGCTGCCCACCTGACCAGATGTGCATACCTGGGGGGATTGCACACGTGGTGTCTCTTGCACGGGGTCTCCAGATGTTCTAACTCATTGCTGGGTGTTTGTTGGGTGGCTGAATTGTCCTTTATTcctcctgacacagctgcaCCATTCCGGGCCCTGTGA
- the LOC130261606 gene encoding tetra-peptide repeat homeobox protein 1-like isoform X11, which produces MCLNLRLGLCAGNSCVNEEFSQRSNLPESYCQGKGVLSDGLSQEKGLSHAWLSHPSSVPGSGRCPVPCPSSVPGSGRCPVPCPSSVPGCGRCPVPCTSSVPGCGRCPVPCPSSVPGCGRCPVPCPSSVPGCGRCPVPCPSSVPGCGRCPVPCPSSVPGCGRCPIPCSSSVPGSGRCPIPCSSSVPGSGRCPIPCSSSVPGSGRCPVPCPSSVPGCGRCPIPCSSSVPGSGRCPVPCPSSVPGSGRCPIPCSSSVPGSGRCPVPCPSSVPGCGRCPVPCVTAPGEPQRSLRAPRVTSALPIPCHEALPT; this is translated from the exons ATGTGCCTGAATTTGAGGCTTGGTCTCTGTGCAGGAAACAGCTGTGTAAATGAGGAATTTTCTCAGAGGAGCAATTTGCCAGAGTCTTACTGTCAAGGCAAGGGAGTGTTGAGTGATGGCCTAAGTCAGGAGAAGGGTCTGAGTCACGCGTGGCTCAgccaccccagctctgtgccaggctctggaag GTGCCCTGTTCCatgccccagctctgtgccaggctctggaag GTGCCCTGTTCCatgccccagctctgtgccaggctgtggaaGGTGCCCTGTTCCATGtaccagctctgtgccaggctgtggaaGGTGCCCTGTTCCatgccccagctctgtgccaggctgtggaaGGTGCCCTGTTCCatgccccagctctgtgccaggctgtggaaGGTGCCCTGTTCCatgccccagctctgtgccaggctgtggaaGGTGCCCTGTTCCatgccccagctctgtgccaggctgtggaaGGTGCCCTATTCCatgttccagctctgtgccaggctctggaagGTGCCCTATTCCatgttccagctctgtgccagggtctgGAAGGTGCCCTATTCCatgttccagctctgtgccaggctctggaagGTGCCCTGTTCCatgccccagctctgtgccaggctgtggaaGGTGCCCTATTCCatgttccagctctgtgccaggctctggaagGTGCCCTGTTCCatgccccagctctgtgccagggtctgGAAGGTGCCCTATTCCatgttccagctctgtgccaggctctggaagGTGCCCTGTTCCatgccccagctctgtgccaggctgtggaaGGTGCCCTGTTCCATGTGTCACTGCTCCTGGGGAACCTCAGAGGTCGTTGCGAGCTCCCCGTGTCACTTCTGCCTTGCCCATTCCCTGTCACGAGGCGCTGCCCACCTGA
- the LOC130261606 gene encoding tetra-peptide repeat homeobox protein 1-like isoform X10 gives MCLNLRLGLCAGNSCVNEEFSQRSNLPESYCQGKGVLSDGLSQEKGLSHAWLSHPSSVPGSGRCPIPCTSPVPGCGRCPVPCPSSVPGSGRCPVPHPSSVPGCGRCPVPRPSSVSGSGRCPVPCPSSVPGCGRCPVPCTSSVPGCGRCPVPCPSSVPGCGRCPVPCPSSVPGCGRCPVPCPSSVPGCGRCPVPCPSSVPGCGRCPVPCPSSVPGCGRCPIPCSSSVPGSGRCPVPCPSSVPGSGRCPIPCSSSVPGSGRCPVPCPSSVPGCGRCPVPCVTAPGEPQRSLRAPRVTSALPIPCHEALPT, from the exons ATGTGCCTGAATTTGAGGCTTGGTCTCTGTGCAGGAAACAGCTGTGTAAATGAGGAATTTTCTCAGAGGAGCAATTTGCCAGAGTCTTACTGTCAAGGCAAGGGAGTGTTGAGTGATGGCCTAAGTCAGGAGAAGGGTCTGAGTCACGCGTGGCTCAgccaccccagctctgtgccaggctctggaagGTGCCCTATTCCATGtaccagccctgtgccaggctgtggaaGGTGCCCTGTTCCatgccccagctctgtgccaggctctggaagGTGCCCTGTTCcacaccccagctctgtgccaggctgtggaaGGTGCCCTGTTCCAcgccccagctctgtgtcaggCTCTGGAAG GTGCCCTGTTCCatgccccagctctgtgccaggctgtggaaGGTGCCCTGTTCCATGtaccagctctgtgccaggctgtggaaGGTGCCCTGTTCCatgccccagctctgtgccaggctgtggaaGGTGCCCTGTTCCatgccccagctctgtgccaggctgtggaaGGTGCCCTGTTCCatgccccagctctgtgccaggctgtggaaGGTGCCCTGTTCCatgccccagctctgtgccaggctgtggaaG GTGCCCTGTTCCatgccccagctctgtgccaggctgtggaaGGTGCCCTATTCCatgttccagctctgtgccaggctctggaagGTGCCCTGTTCCatgccccagctctgtgccagggtctgGAAGGTGCCCTATTCCatgttccagctctgtgccaggctctggaagGTGCCCTGTTCCatgccccagctctgtgccaggctgtggaaGGTGCCCTGTTCCATGTGTCACTGCTCCTGGGGAACCTCAGAGGTCGTTGCGAGCTCCCCGTGTCACTTCTGCCTTGCCCATTCCCTGTCACGAGGCGCTGCCCACCTGA
- the LOC130261606 gene encoding keratin-associated protein 9-7-like isoform X15, producing the protein MYQPCARLWKVPCSMPQLCARLWKVPCSTPQLCARLWKVPCSTPQLCVRLWKVPCSMPQLCARLWKVPCSMYQLCARLWKVPCSMPQLCARLWKVPCSMPQLCARLWKVPCSMPQLCARLWKVPCSMPQLCARLWKVPYSMFQLCARLWKVPYSMFQLCARVWKVPYSMFQLCARLWKVPCSMPQLCARLWKVPCSMPQLCARVWKVPCSMPQLCARLWKVPCSMCHCSWGTSEVVASSPCHFCLAHSLSRGAAHLTRCAYLGGLHTWCLLHGVSRCSNSLLGVCWVAELSFIPPDTAAPFRAL; encoded by the exons ATGtaccagccctgtgccaggctgtggaaGGTGCCCTGTTCCatgccccagctctgtgccaggctctggaagGTGCCCTGTTCcacaccccagctctgtgccaggctgtggaaGGTGCCCTGTTCCAcgccccagctctgtgtcaggCTCTGGAAG GTGCCCTGTTCCatgccccagctctgtgccaggctgtggaaGGTGCCCTGTTCCATGtaccagctctgtgccaggctgtggaaGGTGCCCTGTTCCatgccccagctctgtgccaggctgtggaaGGTGCCCTGTTCCatgccccagctctgtgccaggctgtggaaGGTGCCCTGTTCCatgccccagctctgtgccaggctgtggaaGGTGCCCTGTTCCatgccccagctctgtgccaggctgtggaaGGTGCCCTATTCCatgttccagctctgtgccaggctctggaagGTGCCCTATTCCatgttccagctctgtgccagggtctgGAAGGTGCCCTATTCCatgttccagctctgtgccaggctctggaagGTGCCCTGTTCCatgccccagctctgtgccaggctgtggaaG GTGCCCTGTTCCatgccccagctctgtgccagggtctgGAAG GTGCCCTGTTCCatgccccagctctgtgccaggctgtggaaGGTGCCCTGTTCCATGTGTCACTGCTCCTGGGGAACCTCAGAGGTCGTTGCGAGCTCCCCGTGTCACTTCTGCCTTGCCCATTCCCTGTCACGAGGCGCTGCCCACCTGACCAGATGTGCATACCTGGGGGGATTGCACACGTGGTGTCTCTTGCACGGGGTCTCCAGATGTTCTAACTCATTGCTGGGTGTTTGTTGGGTGGCTGAATTGTCCTTTATTcctcctgacacagctgcaCCATTCCGGGCCCTGTGA